Proteins co-encoded in one Novipirellula artificiosorum genomic window:
- a CDS encoding glycosyltransferase family 4 protein: MTTRIVYIIPTMDRGGAEKQLCLLAENLPRDRFDVHVVLLTRDGPRSERLRDAGIPVTVIGKRFKADPTALLRLRKCLVGLKPDLVHTWIFAANSFGRAAAKLAGVPRILASERCVDPWKTAAHHWIDRRLASFTKAITTNSSGVVEFYASHGIPADLFRVIPNGIESRSDHSIDREEAFARLQVDPQRKLILAVGRLWPQKRYRDLVWAAELLATTRQDTSLVILGDGPQRGELLRFRDSVTVPEHVRFAGQRDDVSELLPHADAFWIGSQYEGQSNALIEAMQACVPVVASDIAGNRDLVIDGETGCLVPLGDTADLARQTHLLLEDRERARGLAQAAQNRIATEFTVMAMVNRHVQLYESCSA; this comes from the coding sequence ATGACGACGCGCATTGTCTACATCATCCCCACCATGGACCGTGGTGGGGCAGAAAAACAATTGTGCTTGCTCGCGGAGAACCTTCCACGCGACCGATTCGACGTCCACGTGGTGCTGTTGACTCGGGATGGCCCACGCAGCGAACGGCTGCGTGACGCGGGCATTCCTGTCACGGTCATTGGAAAACGGTTCAAAGCCGACCCGACCGCACTGCTGAGGTTGCGAAAGTGTTTGGTCGGATTGAAACCGGACCTTGTTCATACTTGGATCTTTGCGGCCAACAGCTTTGGCCGTGCGGCGGCAAAGCTTGCGGGCGTGCCACGGATCTTGGCGAGCGAACGTTGCGTGGATCCCTGGAAAACGGCAGCACATCATTGGATCGACCGACGTTTGGCAAGCTTCACCAAAGCGATTACAACCAACAGCAGCGGAGTTGTCGAGTTCTACGCATCCCACGGCATTCCTGCGGACTTGTTTCGAGTCATTCCCAATGGCATCGAATCTCGCAGCGATCATTCGATCGACCGTGAAGAAGCGTTCGCAAGGTTGCAGGTGGATCCGCAGCGGAAATTGATTTTGGCGGTCGGGCGTTTGTGGCCTCAGAAACGATACCGTGACCTTGTTTGGGCCGCGGAACTGTTGGCGACGACGCGGCAAGATACGTCGCTGGTGATTCTCGGTGATGGCCCCCAGCGAGGTGAATTATTGCGATTTCGCGACTCGGTAACGGTGCCCGAGCATGTACGTTTTGCGGGCCAACGCGACGATGTTTCGGAGCTGCTTCCCCATGCAGATGCGTTTTGGATTGGCAGCCAATACGAGGGGCAAAGCAACGCGTTGATCGAGGCCATGCAGGCCTGCGTACCCGTCGTTGCCTCCGACATTGCAGGCAATCGTGACCTGGTGATCGACGGTGAAACAGGATGCTTGGTGCCCCTGGGTGACACGGCGGATCTGGCGAGACAAACCCATCTTTTGCTGGAGGATCGCGAACGAGCAAGGGGGCTCGCCCAAGCGGCACAAAACAGAATCGCGACGGAGTTTACGGTCATGGCAATGGTCAATCGGCACGTCCAGTTGTATGAATCCTGCTCGGCCTAG
- a CDS encoding glycosyltransferase family 2 protein translates to MQTEFETTADAFFDSELEGDERQTGQPWSLGSYDASDEVIRRAESTLDFLAEAISAAENVAPLNRYDLSIIVPVFNERQTLPKVLDRIDEVMPRSTEVIIVDDASTDGTSEWLADLEPRANRTIVRRRRNHGKGSAIRLAIRHTHGGVVAIQDADLEYDPANLLRIVWPILDGDAEVVYGSRYLDGSTDPSLTHRFGNWMLTKLSNTLTGLHLTDMETCHKAFDGDMLRSIDLHECRFGFEPEITAKIASLDAHVLEVPTQYDCRSYREGKKIGWKDAFAAVGCMWKYRKG, encoded by the coding sequence ATGCAAACCGAATTCGAAACCACAGCCGATGCCTTCTTCGATAGCGAGCTGGAAGGCGATGAACGCCAAACCGGCCAGCCTTGGAGCCTCGGCTCCTACGATGCATCCGACGAAGTGATCCGTCGAGCCGAGAGCACCTTGGACTTTTTGGCCGAGGCAATCAGCGCTGCGGAAAATGTTGCACCTTTAAATCGCTATGACCTGTCGATCATCGTTCCGGTTTTCAACGAACGACAAACTCTACCCAAAGTCCTCGACCGAATCGACGAGGTGATGCCTCGATCCACCGAAGTGATCATCGTTGACGATGCCAGCACGGATGGAACGAGCGAGTGGCTCGCCGACTTGGAACCCCGAGCCAACCGCACGATCGTTCGTCGCAGACGCAACCATGGAAAAGGCTCGGCCATCCGTTTGGCCATCCGACACACGCACGGCGGCGTCGTGGCGATCCAAGACGCAGACCTCGAATACGATCCAGCGAACTTGCTGCGAATCGTTTGGCCGATTCTCGATGGTGACGCCGAAGTCGTGTACGGGTCACGTTACCTTGATGGCTCGACGGACCCTTCGTTGACGCACCGATTCGGCAACTGGATGCTCACCAAACTAAGCAACACCCTGACCGGTCTGCACCTAACCGATATGGAAACCTGTCACAAAGCCTTCGACGGTGACATGCTGCGGTCGATTGATTTGCACGAGTGCCGATTCGGTTTTGAACCCGAAATCACTGCCAAAATCGCCTCGCTCGACGCTCACGTGCTGGAAGTGCCAACGCAATACGATTGCCGCAGTTATCGCGAGGGCAAGAAAATTGGCTGGAAAGATGCCTTTGCTGCCGTCGGGTGCATGTGGAAGTACCGCAAGGGCTAG
- a CDS encoding cation:proton antiporter has translation MDLLLYLAMIPALGVSAQWLAWRTGLPGILLLLLFGLSLGFFIQPDTYLAELVGGDDDMTGPELLFPIVSLSVAVIMFEGGLSLKFRELREAGSAAFRLVTLGALITFLGSAAAAHLTLGFSWPLSFLLGAILIVTGPTVIGPLLRQVRPSRRVASTLKWEGIVIDPIGAVLAVLVFENVLLHSAHSDLGSAFWMLTKTVLIGTGLGAAGGAFLTGIFRRYWMPDTLHGVGTLSFALLLYAISNHLAHESGLITVTVMGIWLTNQKRFDIEHIVELKENLRTLLIGCLFIVLGSRVAIEDVAAIGWPGLAFLGCMILLVRPLSVFISLLGSPLNLREQAFVAALAPRGIVAAAVSSVFALEMERHTETLTLAGSDQLATVTFLVIVGTVAIYGMLASPIAKLLGLADETSNGVLIAGADRWVRDFATELHALGIPVLLVDTNYNKVSQARLAGLNAECVNILNEHAREELPLAGIGRFLAMTPNDEVNSLATRESRGLFDRSKLYQLTFTSKNAAGGRGLTTNLMGRELFRDGLTFSQIREMCEAGAQFKATKLSESFSYAEFLRRYNDTSELLCLLKSDGSLQVNTIDKPLEPEAGQTIICLVASVPVPAEHVSQDSKLASKGNSPQSDDSAKRSKKSSPDNDGEC, from the coding sequence ATGGACCTACTGCTCTACTTGGCGATGATTCCCGCCCTTGGCGTTTCCGCCCAGTGGCTGGCTTGGCGAACCGGGCTACCCGGAATTCTGCTGTTGCTGTTGTTCGGTCTCTCGCTGGGTTTCTTTATTCAACCCGACACGTACTTAGCAGAGTTAGTCGGTGGCGATGACGACATGACAGGGCCAGAGCTTTTGTTCCCCATCGTGTCGCTGTCGGTCGCCGTGATCATGTTCGAAGGCGGCTTGTCGCTGAAATTCCGCGAACTCCGCGAGGCTGGCAGCGCCGCGTTTCGGCTGGTGACCCTGGGTGCCTTGATCACCTTCCTCGGGTCGGCCGCAGCCGCTCACTTGACGCTCGGGTTTTCTTGGCCGCTCAGTTTTTTGCTGGGTGCCATTTTGATCGTCACGGGGCCGACCGTCATCGGACCGCTGCTACGACAAGTACGACCGAGTCGACGCGTTGCATCAACGCTGAAATGGGAAGGCATTGTGATTGACCCAATCGGTGCGGTCTTGGCCGTGCTGGTATTCGAGAATGTCCTGCTGCACTCGGCGCATTCCGATCTTGGGTCGGCCTTTTGGATGCTAACCAAAACGGTACTCATCGGCACAGGGCTGGGTGCCGCCGGTGGCGCGTTTTTGACGGGGATTTTCCGGCGTTATTGGATGCCCGACACGTTACACGGCGTCGGAACCCTTTCGTTTGCATTGCTGCTGTATGCGATCAGCAACCACTTGGCTCACGAATCGGGACTGATCACCGTGACGGTGATGGGAATTTGGCTGACCAATCAAAAACGTTTCGACATTGAACACATTGTTGAGCTGAAGGAAAATCTGCGAACGCTGCTGATCGGTTGCTTGTTCATTGTGCTCGGTTCTCGGGTTGCCATTGAGGATGTCGCCGCAATCGGATGGCCAGGGTTGGCGTTCTTGGGATGTATGATTCTCTTGGTACGTCCCCTTTCTGTGTTTATTTCGTTGCTCGGTTCACCCTTGAATCTACGAGAGCAAGCCTTTGTTGCGGCATTGGCTCCACGCGGGATCGTCGCCGCAGCGGTCAGCAGCGTGTTTGCGTTGGAAATGGAGCGGCATACGGAAACGTTGACGTTGGCGGGTTCGGACCAACTTGCCACGGTCACGTTTTTGGTGATTGTCGGAACCGTGGCGATTTACGGCATGTTGGCATCACCGATCGCAAAGCTCTTGGGGCTGGCCGATGAAACATCCAATGGCGTGCTGATCGCCGGGGCCGATCGCTGGGTGCGCGACTTCGCCACCGAACTTCATGCTTTAGGGATTCCCGTGCTGCTGGTTGATACGAACTACAACAAAGTGTCGCAGGCTCGGTTAGCCGGTTTGAATGCCGAGTGTGTCAACATCTTGAACGAGCATGCTCGAGAGGAACTGCCCCTGGCGGGGATTGGGCGATTCCTGGCCATGACACCTAACGATGAAGTCAATTCGTTGGCCACTCGCGAAAGCCGTGGACTGTTTGATCGATCAAAACTCTACCAGTTGACCTTCACCAGCAAGAACGCTGCGGGGGGTCGAGGCTTGACGACGAATTTGATGGGACGCGAGTTGTTTCGCGATGGCTTGACCTTTTCGCAGATCCGCGAGATGTGTGAAGCGGGTGCCCAATTCAAAGCCACAAAACTGAGTGAGTCGTTCAGCTACGCCGAATTCCTTCGTCGCTACAATGACACCAGCGAATTGCTTTGCTTGCTCAAAAGCGATGGGTCATTGCAAGTCAATACCATCGACAAGCCGTTGGAACCGGAAGCGGGCCAAACGATCATTTGTTTGGTCGCGTCGGTGCCGGTCCCTGCCGAGCACGTTTCACAAGATTCCAAGCTGGCCAGCAAAGGCAATTCGCCCCAGAGTGATGATTCCGCGAAGCGTTCTAAGAAATCTTCCCCTGATAATGACGGCGAGTGCTGA
- a CDS encoding elongation factor P: MLAKELKPGTVVVFEGNPVLIGSMSVQSPSARGAATLYKFRGKNVMTKYKVDITLKGTDVIEEADFSRRNVQVMYSDPTHIFLMDQENYQQYELPLEDVSEQTPYITEGLEGIRALIYNDTCVGIDIPVSVELTIDQCDPGVKGNSATSRTKPATLETGLVVQVPEYIKQGERVKVDTRTGDFLSRA; encoded by the coding sequence ATGCTGGCAAAAGAATTGAAGCCGGGGACCGTCGTGGTCTTTGAAGGCAATCCCGTTTTGATTGGATCGATGTCCGTACAGTCCCCGTCGGCTCGCGGCGCCGCGACGCTCTACAAGTTTCGTGGCAAGAATGTGATGACCAAGTACAAAGTCGACATCACATTGAAGGGGACGGATGTGATCGAGGAAGCCGACTTTTCTCGCCGAAATGTCCAAGTCATGTACAGCGATCCAACGCATATCTTTTTGATGGATCAAGAGAATTACCAGCAGTACGAATTGCCGCTGGAAGATGTCTCGGAACAGACACCCTACATTACAGAGGGACTCGAGGGGATCCGAGCCCTGATCTACAATGATACCTGTGTCGGAATCGATATCCCGGTCTCGGTCGAATTGACCATTGACCAGTGCGATCCTGGTGTTAAAGGCAATTCCGCAACTTCGCGGACCAAACCCGCGACGTTGGAGACGGGTTTGGTGGTCCAGGTGCCCGAATACATCAAGCAAGGCGAACGGGTGAAGGTCGATACACGAACTGGCGATTTTTTATCGCGAGCGTAG
- a CDS encoding pectate lyase yields the protein MYPSVLRQTLLALIMFGVLPNTLLLLCGQDSLTESQIKRSLHNATRFMAETVSDHGGYAWVSSADGVHSHGEGVAGQDRVWVQPPGTPAVGMAFLQAFRVTLDPVHLDAAKDVGDALVQGQLRSGGWGYSIEFDPTKRESIPYRVGPNGKTESIAETPQPGGWDVWKQRKYGENKTVLDDDTTAAAIRFFCQLDQTLEFKDAGIHDAVEYALRSCLSAQHPIGGWSHNYDRFPLEPPSERFYPIVRAGYPESWDRTWTKDFTGCYVLNDCISLDMIDAMLLAADVYDDPRYRQSALRGGEFLLLAQMPDPQPAWAQQYNRAMQPVWDRKFEPPAITGFESQRVMKTLMDLYQETKDQRFLDAVGPAIDYLKSCRREDGKLARYYELRTNQPIYFTVDYQMTHDDADMPDHYSFVVDSDLEQIELRYQRLVDGREPAAIGRPDGNQVAEVVGRQASSGAWLLPGYVRDAAGKKLVPTEGVVHSDEFIRNVDLLSRFLRP from the coding sequence ATGTATCCGTCCGTTCTTCGGCAGACGCTCTTGGCACTGATCATGTTTGGCGTTCTCCCCAACACCCTGCTCTTGCTGTGTGGGCAGGATTCCCTTACGGAATCGCAAATCAAGCGGTCGCTGCACAACGCGACTCGCTTCATGGCCGAAACCGTTTCAGACCACGGAGGCTATGCATGGGTTTCCAGTGCCGACGGAGTTCACAGTCATGGCGAGGGCGTTGCAGGCCAAGACCGCGTCTGGGTTCAGCCGCCGGGAACGCCGGCGGTCGGTATGGCCTTCCTGCAAGCGTTCCGAGTGACGCTTGATCCTGTGCACCTTGATGCCGCCAAGGATGTGGGAGATGCGCTCGTTCAAGGGCAACTGCGGAGCGGTGGCTGGGGCTATTCGATTGAGTTTGATCCCACCAAACGAGAGTCGATTCCTTACCGCGTGGGGCCAAATGGAAAAACGGAATCGATTGCCGAGACGCCACAGCCAGGAGGTTGGGATGTGTGGAAACAACGCAAATACGGCGAAAACAAAACCGTCTTGGACGACGATACCACCGCAGCCGCGATTCGGTTCTTCTGTCAATTGGATCAGACGCTTGAGTTTAAGGATGCCGGGATCCACGATGCGGTGGAGTATGCTCTGCGATCGTGCCTAAGTGCTCAGCACCCGATTGGCGGCTGGAGTCACAACTACGATCGCTTTCCGCTTGAACCACCGAGTGAACGTTTTTATCCAATCGTGCGGGCAGGTTATCCTGAGTCGTGGGACCGAACATGGACGAAGGACTTCACGGGGTGTTACGTGCTCAACGACTGCATCTCGCTTGATATGATCGACGCGATGTTGCTGGCTGCGGATGTGTATGACGATCCTCGGTACCGGCAAAGCGCCCTTCGCGGCGGTGAGTTTTTGTTGCTTGCGCAAATGCCTGATCCGCAGCCTGCATGGGCCCAGCAATACAACCGCGCAATGCAGCCGGTATGGGATCGGAAATTCGAACCGCCTGCTATTACGGGCTTTGAATCTCAGCGCGTGATGAAGACGTTGATGGACCTGTATCAAGAAACGAAGGACCAACGCTTTCTCGATGCGGTTGGACCCGCGATTGATTATTTGAAATCGTGTCGGCGAGAGGATGGCAAGTTGGCTCGCTACTATGAATTGAGGACCAATCAGCCCATCTACTTTACCGTGGATTATCAAATGACGCATGATGATGCGGACATGCCGGACCACTATTCCTTTGTTGTCGATTCCGACTTAGAACAAATCGAGCTTCGGTATCAGCGGTTGGTCGATGGCAGAGAACCGGCTGCGATAGGGAGGCCTGATGGCAATCAGGTTGCCGAAGTGGTTGGGCGGCAAGCGTCGAGCGGAGCATGGCTCCTTCCAGGCTATGTTCGCGATGCTGCAGGCAAGAAGCTCGTGCCTACCGAAGGCGTTGTTCACTCCGACGAATTCATTCGAAACGTAGACCTGCTGAGTCGCTTTCTTAGGCCGTAA
- a CDS encoding DUF1559 domain-containing protein, producing the protein MDNRFPMRRHQAFGFTLVELLVVIAIIGVLVGLLLPAVQAAREAARRMSCSNNMKQLGLAVHNYHSAYNQLPMHGGGTWVDGTPIGSNLTNRMDLSIWVALTPFVEQQALWEQISSPMNHPSGTPNPWPSMGPETGEESYTPWMTEMPTLRCPSDPGYGAPSMGRTNYAACLGDSIHYMDQGPLGILSDTTVTLSNLAAHGQQARAACRGAFISHDTTRFRDILDGLSSTVLLGEIATDLGDRDIRSIPALGNDSGTESVRDEPDLCQHEGFVDPSRPQFWIPGVPPNLAAVNAGRGFRWASSGAAYNAVNTILPPNRELCFDGPTASSTGTATISSRHQGGAHLVMGDGAVVFITDSIECGDIHHGNVWLSGTGKSRPGSKSPYGLWGALGTRASKEVIGTDF; encoded by the coding sequence ATGGACAATCGATTTCCTATGCGCCGGCATCAAGCGTTTGGTTTTACCTTGGTTGAGTTGTTGGTCGTTATTGCGATCATCGGCGTCTTGGTCGGGCTGCTCTTGCCAGCGGTCCAGGCCGCTCGTGAAGCTGCTCGCCGGATGAGTTGCAGCAACAACATGAAGCAACTCGGTTTGGCCGTTCACAATTATCACTCCGCCTACAATCAATTGCCGATGCACGGCGGTGGCACGTGGGTCGACGGCACACCGATCGGCAGCAATCTCACCAATCGAATGGACTTGTCGATTTGGGTTGCTTTGACCCCTTTCGTTGAACAGCAAGCATTGTGGGAGCAGATCAGCAGTCCGATGAACCATCCCAGTGGGACGCCCAATCCTTGGCCATCGATGGGGCCAGAGACGGGCGAAGAGTCCTACACGCCCTGGATGACCGAGATGCCGACGCTTCGTTGTCCCAGTGATCCCGGATATGGTGCGCCGTCGATGGGACGCACCAACTACGCCGCGTGCCTAGGGGATTCCATTCATTACATGGATCAAGGTCCTCTGGGCATCCTAAGCGACACCACCGTGACGCTAAGTAACTTAGCCGCCCACGGTCAACAAGCGCGAGCGGCGTGTCGCGGTGCCTTCATTTCACATGACACGACTCGCTTCCGTGATATCTTGGATGGGTTGTCGAGCACCGTTCTATTGGGCGAAATCGCAACCGATCTGGGCGATCGCGACATTCGCTCCATCCCCGCACTCGGTAACGATTCGGGAACCGAATCCGTTCGAGACGAGCCGGACTTGTGCCAACACGAAGGCTTCGTGGATCCGAGTCGACCTCAATTCTGGATACCCGGCGTTCCACCCAACTTGGCTGCAGTGAATGCAGGTCGTGGATTCCGTTGGGCGTCGAGCGGTGCTGCCTACAACGCCGTCAATACGATTTTGCCACCGAACCGCGAACTCTGTTTTGACGGCCCGACCGCGAGCAGTACGGGGACCGCCACGATCAGCAGTCGACACCAAGGTGGCGCGCATCTGGTGATGGGCGATGGCGCGGTGGTTTTTATCACCGATTCGATTGAATGTGGCGACATTCATCACGGAAACGTTTGGTTGTCAGGGACCGGCAAGAGTAGGCCGGGCTCGAAGAGCCCTTACGGGTTGTGGGGGGCGCTTGGCACGCGAGCCTCGAAGGAAGTGATCGGAACCGATTTCTGA
- a CDS encoding RNA polymerase sigma factor translates to MIETKQLDEIWRNHGDRLVLIARSMGEPGFSGLAEDAVQEAFVRLAVQAKLPHDPLAWLVRTTRNQLIDWHRSASRRKRRENTTQHDDWFAESADCSIDRLDAAEVTATLRTLPTPEREVIVMKIWGDMTFAVIADALGLSRASAHRAFERGMTLLKQKYNPQQLSVKLQCHKLR, encoded by the coding sequence TTGATTGAAACGAAGCAGCTTGACGAAATTTGGCGCAACCACGGTGATCGTTTGGTGCTGATCGCTCGGTCGATGGGCGAGCCTGGGTTCAGTGGCTTGGCCGAGGATGCTGTCCAAGAGGCTTTTGTCCGCTTGGCAGTCCAAGCCAAGCTGCCGCACGATCCGCTCGCCTGGTTGGTTCGGACGACACGAAATCAATTGATTGACTGGCACCGAAGTGCTTCGAGAAGAAAAAGGCGTGAAAACACGACCCAACATGACGATTGGTTCGCAGAGTCCGCCGATTGCTCGATCGATCGACTCGACGCCGCGGAGGTGACGGCCACGCTGCGCACCTTGCCGACACCTGAGCGTGAGGTGATCGTGATGAAGATATGGGGTGACATGACCTTTGCTGTGATTGCCGACGCTCTGGGTCTGTCCCGCGCCTCCGCTCATCGTGCTTTCGAGCGAGGCATGACACTGCTGAAACAGAAATACAATCCTCAGCAGCTTTCGGTGAAGCTGCAATGCCACAAGCTGAGGTGA
- a CDS encoding DUF1559 family PulG-like putative transporter, whose translation MKWLLITTLALMFSVTANPSTAQIRQDAELTRGPLINDVEESRRVFHPATVALRPSSAILVDVDLAQVDVAAAIGWFVDQSMVSVREGKELTQMLDGIIKPLRSVSVGHVYAIIGTSTLVDGGPVIVIPCDNPLAVEGLASVVMQLLPGALSLSTRKHEDLVLIGPAVSLDRIDRYQGDKQTRLVSLALSSSGKESLDHKAVFELPTEARRELLAYWPETAPSSSPVEFSPKQLLEDLVHVTVSWDMPPLPQVQVTIFNRSRDAASRTKEIVDQWIAQREDLAARLEVTKDGFAVKVTASTDAIEAAVGPAQRASVRRQEIERLSELGKALHAYHEYHGHFPPRCFVDRDGRELLSLRVCILPHLEQLAMYGQFRLGQPWDSKHNFELAKIIIPTYRVDSRHQEGAAKTTVRFPVFPGSLWDGDGPPRTVKDVTDGTSNTIAAIIAPADEATPWSSPRRWDLFGDDLAEAVFGDRDEIVTLFLDGSVRVFKKDELDSETLKKYLTIAGREVVQP comes from the coding sequence ATGAAGTGGCTATTGATAACAACCCTTGCGTTGATGTTCAGCGTGACTGCAAACCCCTCGACCGCACAAATCAGGCAAGACGCTGAACTCACTCGCGGACCGCTCATCAATGATGTCGAGGAATCCCGACGTGTGTTTCATCCGGCAACCGTCGCACTTCGCCCCTCCTCGGCGATCCTTGTCGACGTCGACCTTGCTCAAGTCGATGTCGCAGCGGCGATTGGCTGGTTTGTCGACCAAAGCATGGTTTCGGTGAGGGAGGGAAAGGAGCTGACCCAAATGCTCGACGGGATCATCAAACCGCTTCGCAGCGTCTCGGTTGGGCATGTGTATGCCATCATCGGAACCAGTACGCTTGTGGATGGAGGGCCGGTGATTGTCATTCCCTGCGACAATCCGCTGGCGGTTGAAGGGTTGGCCTCCGTCGTGATGCAGTTGCTGCCGGGAGCGTTGTCGCTTTCGACACGCAAGCATGAGGATCTTGTCTTGATTGGCCCCGCGGTGTCCTTGGATCGAATCGATCGATATCAAGGTGACAAACAAACCCGTTTGGTTTCCTTGGCGCTGTCAAGCAGCGGGAAGGAATCACTCGATCACAAGGCAGTGTTCGAGTTGCCGACCGAAGCGAGGCGAGAGCTGTTGGCGTACTGGCCCGAGACCGCACCTTCATCGAGCCCGGTCGAGTTTTCACCCAAGCAGCTCCTCGAGGATCTGGTACATGTCACGGTTTCCTGGGACATGCCGCCGCTACCCCAAGTGCAAGTCACGATCTTCAATCGAAGTCGCGACGCTGCGTCTCGCACGAAGGAGATTGTCGATCAATGGATTGCACAACGAGAGGATTTGGCAGCACGACTTGAAGTAACGAAGGATGGTTTTGCGGTGAAAGTGACCGCCTCGACCGATGCGATCGAGGCGGCAGTCGGTCCAGCACAACGGGCCTCGGTTCGGCGTCAAGAGATCGAGAGACTGAGCGAACTGGGAAAAGCCCTTCACGCCTACCATGAATACCATGGGCATTTTCCGCCGCGCTGTTTTGTGGATCGCGATGGCCGGGAGTTGCTCAGTTTGCGAGTTTGCATCCTCCCGCACCTGGAACAACTTGCGATGTACGGTCAATTCCGGTTGGGTCAGCCCTGGGACAGTAAGCACAATTTTGAACTGGCAAAGATCATCATCCCCACCTACCGAGTCGATTCACGCCATCAGGAAGGTGCGGCAAAGACCACGGTTCGTTTTCCCGTTTTTCCCGGATCGCTCTGGGACGGGGATGGCCCACCCCGAACGGTCAAAGATGTCACCGATGGAACCTCCAATACGATTGCTGCCATCATCGCTCCGGCCGACGAAGCGACTCCGTGGTCCTCGCCAAGACGATGGGACTTATTTGGTGACGATCTCGCGGAGGCAGTCTTCGGCGACCGGGACGAAATCGTCACTTTGTTCCTTGATGGTTCGGTTCGCGTTTTCAAAAAAGACGAACTCGACAGCGAAACACTGAAAAAGTATCTCACCATTGCGGGGAGAGAAGTCGTTCAGCCATAA